In uncultured Bacteroides sp., the following proteins share a genomic window:
- a CDS encoding N-acetyltransferase, which produces MAIIIKQVSNKKELKKFIQFNKELYKGNAYSVPDLYDDMLNTFNKHKNPAFEFCEAEYFLAYKDDKLVGRVAAIINHKANKTWNKKDVRFGWIDFIDDTEVSEALLKAVEKYGKEHGMENIQGPLGFTDFDAEGMLVEGFDQLSTMATIYNYPYYPEHMQKLGYEKDADWVEFQIYIPETGVPEKHQRISDLIQRKYNLRVLKYTSSKKLAKDYGQAIFDLLNEAYSPLYGYSALSQKQIEHYMKIYLPVVDLKMVPLVVDQEGKLIAAGITMPSLSVALQKAHGRLLPFGWFHLIKALFFGKRKVIDLLLIAVKPEYQNKGVNALLFSDLIPVYQKEGCIFAESNPELELNGKVQAQWEYFETVQHKRRRAFIKKIDL; this is translated from the coding sequence ATGGCTATAATAATAAAACAAGTCTCTAATAAAAAAGAGCTTAAAAAGTTTATTCAATTCAACAAAGAGTTATATAAAGGCAATGCCTATTCCGTTCCCGATCTTTATGATGATATGCTTAATACATTCAATAAGCATAAAAATCCAGCTTTTGAATTTTGTGAGGCAGAGTATTTTTTGGCATATAAAGATGATAAACTGGTAGGAAGAGTTGCTGCCATTATTAATCACAAAGCAAATAAAACCTGGAATAAGAAGGATGTACGCTTTGGATGGATTGATTTTATTGATGATACAGAGGTTTCAGAAGCACTGCTTAAAGCGGTGGAAAAATATGGCAAGGAACATGGGATGGAAAATATTCAGGGACCATTAGGATTCACTGACTTTGATGCGGAAGGTATGCTGGTTGAGGGTTTTGACCAGTTGAGCACCATGGCCACAATATATAATTATCCTTATTACCCTGAACACATGCAAAAACTCGGTTACGAGAAAGATGCTGATTGGGTAGAGTTTCAGATTTATATTCCAGAGACAGGTGTACCTGAAAAGCATCAGCGCATTTCTGATTTGATTCAAAGAAAATATAATCTTAGAGTTTTAAAATATACCTCGAGCAAGAAATTGGCTAAAGATTACGGACAGGCTATCTTTGATTTGCTGAACGAGGCTTATAGTCCGTTATATGGCTATTCTGCGCTTTCTCAAAAACAGATTGAACATTATATGAAGATTTATCTTCCTGTTGTCGATTTAAAAATGGTTCCTCTTGTCGTTGATCAGGAAGGTAAGTTAATTGCAGCCGGTATTACTATGCCATCTTTGTCTGTAGCATTACAAAAAGCTCATGGAAGATTATTGCCTTTTGGCTGGTTCCATTTAATAAAAGCACTATTCTTCGGAAAAAGAAAAGTAATTGATCTTCTTTTGATTGCGGTAAAACCAGAGTATCAAAACAAAGGGGTGAATGCTTTATTATTTTCTGATTTAATTCCTGTTTACCAAAAAGAAGGTTGTATATTTGCGGAAAGCAATCCCGAATTGGAGTTGAACGGTAAGGTTCAGGCTCAGTGGGAATACTTTGAAACAGTTCAACATAAACGCCGTCGTGCGTTTATAAAGAAAATAGATTTGTAG
- a CDS encoding DNA topoisomerase IV subunit B: MEERIEEKLQVAEYTEENIRTLDWKEHIRRRPGMYIGKLGDGSHADDGIYVLLKEAMDNSIDEFMMGFGKTIEVTVADGKVLVRDHGRGIPLGKVIDVSSKMNTGGKYDSKAFKKSVGLNGVGIKAVNALSSYFKVSSFREGEEKTAEFERGYIVNDYPIVETDSDNGTLTEFIPDDTIFKDYHYEKEHIEPLLKNYVFLNSGLTIIFNGKRFNSRNGLVDLLNENMTTDPLYPIIHLKGEDIELVLTHSDQYGEEYYSFVNGQHTTQGGTHLAAFREAVAKTIKEYYPKNFDYADIRSGIIGAISVKVEEPVFESQTKTKLGSKDIGPDGPSIGKFIGDFVKRELDNYLHINHETSEILLQKIQDSEKERKAIAGVTKLARERAKKANLHNRKLRDCRTHLNDSKGKNQEDSSIFITEGDSASGSITKSRDVNTQAVFSLRGKPLNSFGLTKKVVYENEEFNLLQAALNIEDGIEGLRYNKVIVATDADVDGMHIRLLLITFFLQFFPDLIKKGHVYILQTPLFRVRNKKETIYCYSEEERISAINKLSPSPEITRFKGLGEISPDEFRHFIGKDIRLEQVSLRRNDLVKGLLEFYMGKNTMERQNFIIDNLVIEEDVA; this comes from the coding sequence ATGGAAGAAAGAATTGAAGAAAAACTCCAGGTTGCTGAATATACCGAAGAAAATATTCGGACGCTCGACTGGAAAGAACACATTCGTCGCCGCCCGGGTATGTATATCGGTAAGCTTGGTGACGGTTCTCATGCAGATGATGGAATTTATGTGCTTCTGAAAGAAGCGATGGATAACTCTATCGATGAGTTCATGATGGGGTTTGGTAAGACTATCGAGGTTACGGTAGCTGATGGAAAGGTATTAGTGCGTGACCATGGCCGTGGTATCCCTTTGGGAAAGGTGATCGATGTCTCTTCAAAGATGAATACCGGAGGTAAATATGATTCTAAAGCTTTCAAGAAATCTGTTGGTCTGAATGGTGTTGGTATTAAAGCTGTAAATGCTCTTTCTTCGTACTTTAAAGTGTCCAGTTTCAGAGAAGGAGAAGAAAAAACGGCCGAGTTTGAAAGAGGATATATTGTCAATGATTATCCAATCGTAGAAACTGATAGCGATAATGGTACATTGACCGAGTTTATTCCCGACGATACAATTTTTAAAGATTATCATTACGAAAAGGAACATATTGAACCGTTGCTCAAGAATTACGTATTCCTGAACTCTGGTTTAACTATTATATTTAACGGCAAAAGATTCAATTCACGAAACGGATTGGTTGATCTGTTAAATGAAAACATGACTACTGATCCGCTTTATCCTATTATTCATCTGAAGGGGGAAGATATAGAGCTGGTACTTACTCATAGTGATCAATACGGAGAAGAGTATTATTCTTTTGTCAACGGACAGCATACCACTCAGGGTGGAACACATTTAGCTGCTTTCCGTGAAGCAGTTGCAAAGACTATCAAAGAGTATTATCCCAAAAACTTCGATTATGCCGATATTCGTTCTGGTATAATTGGAGCGATAAGTGTGAAAGTGGAAGAACCTGTGTTTGAGTCTCAGACAAAAACGAAGCTTGGTTCTAAAGATATTGGTCCTGATGGCCCTTCCATAGGTAAGTTTATCGGTGATTTTGTAAAGCGGGAATTAGATAATTATCTGCACATCAATCATGAGACTTCTGAAATTTTACTTCAGAAAATACAGGATTCGGAGAAAGAGCGAAAGGCTATTGCGGGTGTTACAAAGCTGGCCCGTGAACGTGCAAAGAAAGCAAATTTACATAATCGTAAGTTACGTGATTGCCGTACTCACTTAAATGATTCCAAAGGTAAGAATCAGGAAGACTCCTCTATCTTTATTACCGAGGGTGATTCTGCTAGTGGATCTATTACTAAAAGCCGCGATGTGAATACTCAGGCGGTATTTAGTCTTCGTGGTAAACCGCTGAACTCTTTTGGACTAACCAAAAAGGTGGTTTATGAAAATGAAGAGTTTAATCTGCTTCAGGCAGCACTCAATATTGAAGATGGAATTGAAGGATTGCGTTATAACAAAGTCATTGTTGCAACCGATGCCGATGTGGATGGTATGCACATCCGTTTGTTGCTGATCACTTTCTTCCTGCAGTTTTTCCCTGATCTGATAAAGAAAGGGCATGTCTATATTCTGCAGACACCTCTTTTCCGTGTAAGAAATAAGAAAGAGACTATCTATTGCTACTCGGAAGAAGAACGAATAAGTGCTATCAATAAACTTTCTCCCAGTCCTGAAATTACCCGATTCAAAGGATTAGGTGAGATTTCTCCGGATGAGTTCAGACATTTTATTGGGAAAGACATTCGTTTGGAGCAAGTGTCTCTACGAAGAAATGATTTGGTGAAAGGACTTTTAGAGTTCTACATGGGAAAAAATACCATGGAGCGCCAGAACTTTATTATAGACAACCTGGTTATAGAAGAAGATGTAGCTTAA
- the coaD gene encoding pantetheine-phosphate adenylyltransferase has product MKRAIFPGTFDPFTVGHSSVVKRALTFMDEIVIAIGINENKKTYFPIEKRVEMIHDLYKDEPKIKVMPYNSLTIDFAQSVDAKFIIRGIRTVKDFEYEETIADINRKLAGIETILLFTEPELTCVSSTIVRELLQYNKDISCFIPEGMVL; this is encoded by the coding sequence ATGAAAAGAGCCATATTCCCCGGAACATTCGATCCTTTTACTGTTGGTCATTCTTCAGTGGTAAAGCGTGCTTTAACCTTTATGGATGAAATAGTGATAGCTATAGGCATCAATGAAAATAAGAAGACTTATTTCCCGATAGAAAAGCGTGTAGAGATGATCCACGATCTGTATAAGGATGAACCGAAAATAAAGGTGATGCCTTATAACTCCCTTACTATTGATTTTGCCCAGTCTGTTGATGCAAAGTTTATTATTCGCGGTATCCGTACAGTGAAGGACTTTGAATATGAGGAAACCATTGCCGATATTAACAGAAAATTGGCTGGGATTGAGACGATATTACTCTTTACAGAACCGGAACTGACTTGCGTGAGCTCCACTATTGTAAGGGAACTTTTGCAATATAACAAAGATATCAGTTGCTTTATTCCTGAGGGAATGGTTCTCTGA
- a CDS encoding S41 family peptidase has product MKKIFISFICLLSVSAQAQNYGTVASRKLHMAEFAINNLYVDKVNEDKLVEDAIVKMLSTLDPHSTYANPDEVKKLNEPLQGNFEGIGVQFNMAEDTLLVIQPVSGGPSEKIGILAGDRIIAVNDTTIAGVKMSTDEIMHRLKGPKGSTVNLKVLRRGVKELLNFTVKRDRIPLYSLDASYIIQDKIGYIRISRFASTTADEFIKALKELKAKGMKDLILDLQENGGGYLNAAIDLANEFLGEKELIVYTEGQRAPRSEFFARGTGRFQNGRLVVLVNEFSASASEILSGAIQDWDRGLIVGRRSFGKGLVQRPIDLPDGSMIRLTVARYYTPAGRCIQKPYESIEKYNMDLINRYNKGEMMNSDSIHFPDSLKCKTKKFERIVYGGGGIMPDYFVPVDTTHYSDYHRNLVAKGIVLKVTLKYVENHRKELLEKYKTFSDFNDKFVISSSLIDDLVAMGNEAKVVFNKDQLKISEPILKTQLKALIARDLWDMNEYYHVMNNSNESVRKAVEILQSGDYDKKLK; this is encoded by the coding sequence ATGAAAAAAATATTTATTTCTTTTATATGCTTGTTATCTGTTAGTGCGCAGGCTCAGAATTATGGGACTGTTGCTTCCCGTAAACTACACATGGCTGAATTTGCCATTAATAATCTTTATGTAGATAAAGTGAATGAGGATAAACTGGTTGAAGATGCCATTGTTAAAATGTTATCTACTTTAGATCCTCACTCAACGTATGCGAATCCAGATGAAGTAAAGAAGCTTAATGAGCCTTTGCAGGGCAATTTCGAGGGAATCGGAGTGCAATTTAATATGGCTGAGGATACGTTACTGGTAATTCAGCCTGTTTCTGGTGGTCCTTCCGAAAAGATAGGTATTCTTGCGGGTGACCGGATTATTGCTGTTAATGATACTACCATTGCCGGCGTGAAAATGAGTACTGACGAGATTATGCATCGCCTCAAAGGTCCGAAAGGGTCAACCGTAAATCTGAAAGTATTAAGAAGAGGTGTTAAAGAGTTGCTCAATTTTACGGTTAAACGTGATCGTATTCCTCTTTATAGTCTCGATGCTTCTTATATTATTCAGGATAAAATAGGTTATATAAGAATCAGCCGTTTTGCATCTACTACAGCCGATGAATTTATAAAAGCTCTGAAGGAGCTGAAAGCTAAAGGAATGAAGGATTTAATCCTCGATTTGCAGGAAAATGGGGGCGGGTATCTGAACGCTGCTATTGATCTGGCAAATGAATTCCTGGGAGAAAAAGAATTAATTGTCTACACAGAAGGTCAGCGTGCCCCTCGGAGTGAGTTTTTCGCTAGAGGGACAGGCCGGTTTCAGAATGGCCGGTTAGTTGTATTGGTTAATGAGTTCTCTGCTTCTGCCAGTGAAATCCTGTCAGGTGCTATTCAGGACTGGGACAGAGGGCTGATTGTGGGACGCCGTTCTTTTGGAAAAGGACTTGTACAGCGTCCGATAGATTTACCTGATGGCTCTATGATTCGTTTAACGGTTGCCCGTTATTATACTCCTGCAGGTAGATGCATTCAAAAGCCTTATGAAAGCATTGAGAAGTATAATATGGATCTCATAAACCGTTATAATAAAGGTGAAATGATGAATTCAGACAGCATTCATTTCCCTGATTCTCTAAAATGCAAAACAAAGAAATTCGAAAGAATTGTTTACGGTGGTGGTGGAATTATGCCCGATTATTTTGTACCTGTTGATACAACTCATTATTCTGATTACCATCGTAATCTTGTGGCAAAGGGTATTGTTTTGAAAGTGACTCTTAAGTATGTTGAGAATCACCGTAAAGAATTGCTTGAAAAATATAAAACATTCAGTGATTTTAATGATAAATTTGTGATAAGCAGTTCTCTGATAGATGACTTGGTTGCTATGGGTAACGAAGCTAAAGTGGTATTCAATAAGGATCAGCTAAAGATTTCAGAACCGATATTAAAGACTCAGCTAAAAGCTCTTATTGCCCGTGATTTGTGGGATATGAATGAGTATTATCATGTTATGAATAATTCAAATGAGAGTGTACGAAAGGCTGTTGAAATATTACAGTCTGGAGATTATGATAAAAAACTAAAATAA
- a CDS encoding HAD family phosphatase, whose protein sequence is MNHQIKNLIIDFGGVLVDLDRSRCIDSFKSIGADCIEEMLNPYYQRGLLMKLENGDITIDEFHAELRMVAGKDFTDSQIDDAWNSFLVTVPSYKLDLLLKLRESYSVFLLSNTNEIHWEMSCERFFSYKNLGVGDFFEKIFLSYQLHQLKPSKEIFETVLTETGIRPEETFFIDDSVANCKMAESLGIHTYAPKDQEDWRHIFK, encoded by the coding sequence ATGAACCACCAAATAAAGAACCTGATTATAGATTTTGGAGGAGTACTGGTTGATTTAGACCGTTCCCGTTGTATTGATTCATTTAAGTCTATTGGTGCTGATTGCATTGAAGAGATGTTGAATCCATATTATCAACGAGGACTTTTAATGAAACTGGAGAATGGGGATATTACAATAGATGAGTTTCATGCAGAATTGAGAATGGTTGCCGGGAAAGACTTTACCGACAGTCAGATTGATGATGCGTGGAATAGCTTTCTGGTTACTGTTCCCTCCTATAAACTAGATCTTTTGCTTAAGCTTCGTGAAAGCTATTCTGTTTTCTTATTGAGTAATACGAATGAGATTCACTGGGAAATGTCCTGTGAGCGTTTTTTTTCATATAAGAATCTAGGTGTAGGAGACTTTTTTGAGAAGATATTCCTTTCTTATCAGTTGCATCAGCTTAAACCATCCAAAGAAATATTTGAGACGGTACTGACAGAAACTGGTATAAGACCGGAAGAGACATTTTTTATTGACGACTCTGTAGCTAACTGTAAGATGGCAGAGTCGCTTGGTATTCATACTTATGCCCCCAAGGATCAGGAAGACTGGAGGCATATTTTTAAATAA
- a CDS encoding bifunctional riboflavin kinase/FAD synthetase: MKIICDPKDYAIEPCVATIGFFDGVHKGHRYLIEQVKSVAASKGLRSALITFPVHPRKVIDPNYRLELLSTLEEKEDLLSEMGVDYCFLLNFTAEVSALTAHDFMAQVLKKNFHVDSLIIGYDHRFGHNRSEGFMDYYQYGKDIGMDVIHAKAFTIEGHKISSSVIRSALSSGDFDQVNYYLGYNYYLDGIVVTGHKVGRTIGFPTANMHVDSDKIIPANGVYAVRVSVEGSDYIGMINIGHRPTLNNGSNRSIEVNILNFSDDIYGKTIRAYFVKRIRSEVKFNGIEALKEQLHKDQADVERIFKDQTTLI; the protein is encoded by the coding sequence ATGAAGATCATTTGCGATCCAAAAGATTATGCAATTGAACCATGTGTTGCAACAATAGGATTCTTTGATGGGGTACATAAGGGGCATCGTTACCTCATTGAACAAGTTAAATCGGTTGCTGCAAGTAAAGGACTTCGCTCTGCATTGATTACCTTTCCTGTGCATCCCCGCAAGGTTATTGATCCCAATTACCGTTTAGAACTGCTTTCTACACTAGAAGAAAAAGAAGATCTTTTAAGTGAGATGGGAGTGGATTATTGTTTTCTTCTTAATTTTACTGCCGAAGTATCTGCCCTGACGGCCCATGATTTCATGGCTCAGGTATTAAAGAAAAACTTTCATGTAGATTCTTTGATAATAGGTTACGACCATCGTTTTGGACATAATCGTAGTGAAGGCTTTATGGATTATTATCAGTATGGTAAAGATATTGGCATGGACGTTATTCATGCGAAAGCATTTACTATTGAGGGACATAAAATTAGTTCCTCTGTTATCCGCTCAGCTCTTTCTTCCGGTGATTTTGATCAGGTCAATTATTACCTGGGTTATAACTATTATTTAGATGGTATAGTTGTAACCGGACATAAGGTTGGGCGTACCATTGGTTTTCCAACTGCAAATATGCATGTTGATTCTGACAAGATTATCCCTGCAAATGGTGTATATGCCGTTCGTGTCTCCGTTGAAGGTTCAGATTATATAGGGATGATTAATATTGGTCATCGTCCAACCCTCAATAATGGCTCCAATCGTAGCATTGAAGTAAACATACTGAATTTTTCTGATGATATTTACGGCAAAACAATTCGGGCTTATTTTGTTAAACGTATCCGTTCTGAGGTGAAATTTAATGGTATTGAGGCATTGAAGGAGCAACTTCATAAAGATCAGGCGGACGTTGAAAGAATATTTAAAGATCAGACTACACTCATTTAA
- a CDS encoding SufE family protein: MTINELQDQVIEEFSDFDDWMDRYQLLIDLGNEQELLEEQYKTEQNLIEGCQSRVWLQADEIDGKLVFRAESDALIVKGIIALLIKVVSGHTPDEILENELYFIDKIGLREHLSPTRSNGLLSMVKQMRMYALAFKAKGGY, encoded by the coding sequence ATGACTATAAATGAATTACAAGACCAGGTAATCGAAGAGTTCAGCGATTTCGATGACTGGATGGACAGATATCAGTTACTAATAGACCTTGGCAATGAACAAGAACTTCTTGAAGAACAATATAAAACAGAACAAAACCTGATTGAAGGCTGCCAAAGCCGAGTATGGTTACAAGCTGATGAGATAGACGGAAAGCTTGTATTCAGAGCAGAAAGCGATGCTCTGATTGTTAAAGGAATCATTGCCTTGCTTATAAAGGTAGTATCCGGACATACACCAGACGAAATATTAGAAAACGAGCTCTATTTCATAGATAAAATAGGTTTGAGGGAGCACTTATCTCCAACAAGAAGCAACGGATTACTTTCAATGGTAAAACAAATGAGAATGTACGCATTGGCATTTAAAGCAAAAGGAGGATATTAA
- a CDS encoding M28 family peptidase — translation MKKNYFILASAALMFACASCGINSNKSATQQTEETMVKAPDFDADSAYNYVKAQVDFGPRVPNTKTHADCGDYLASKLASTGAKVINQYADVIAYDGTTLKSRNIIGSFNPETKKRVLLFAHWDTRPWADNDKDESKHHTPILGANDGASGVGVLLEIARLIGQKAPSIGIDIIFFDTEDYGTPQFYKGQDKEESWCLGTQYWAHNPHVEGYNARFGILLDMVGGKGATFYRQPSDESANSIVKKVWGKAGTLGYGSYFINEDGGLITDDHVFVNRITKIPCIDIIPTDRSTEGGGFGYFWHTMDDNMNIIDRSTLKAVGQTVLDVVYNEK, via the coding sequence ATGAAAAAGAACTATTTCATACTTGCTTCGGCAGCTCTGATGTTTGCCTGCGCTTCATGCGGAATTAATAGTAATAAATCTGCCACTCAACAAACAGAAGAGACTATGGTTAAAGCGCCTGACTTTGATGCTGATAGTGCTTATAACTATGTAAAAGCACAGGTAGACTTTGGTCCACGTGTGCCAAACACCAAGACTCATGCAGATTGCGGTGATTATCTGGCAAGCAAACTGGCTTCTACCGGAGCAAAAGTAATCAATCAATATGCCGATGTAATTGCTTATGATGGTACAACTTTAAAGTCACGCAATATCATTGGTTCTTTCAATCCTGAAACAAAGAAGCGCGTACTTCTCTTTGCTCACTGGGACACACGCCCATGGGCAGACAACGATAAAGACGAATCAAAACATCACACACCTATTCTGGGAGCCAATGACGGCGCAAGCGGTGTTGGTGTATTACTTGAAATTGCACGTTTAATAGGACAAAAGGCTCCGTCAATCGGCATAGATATCATCTTCTTTGATACAGAAGATTACGGAACTCCTCAGTTCTATAAAGGTCAGGACAAAGAAGAAAGCTGGTGTCTGGGAACACAGTACTGGGCACACAATCCTCATGTGGAAGGTTATAATGCCCGTTTTGGTATTCTTCTTGATATGGTTGGAGGTAAAGGGGCAACATTCTATCGTCAGCCATCAGATGAATCAGCTAATTCTATAGTAAAGAAGGTATGGGGAAAGGCCGGCACATTAGGATACGGCAGCTATTTTATCAATGAAGATGGCGGACTTATCACAGACGACCATGTATTTGTAAACCGCATAACCAAGATACCATGCATAGATATTATCCCAACAGACCGCAGCACTGAAGGAGGTGGATTCGGATATTTCTGGCATACAATGGACGATAATATGAATATTATAGACAGATCAACGCTAAAAGCAGTGGGACAAACAGTTTTGGATGTGGTTTATAATGAAAAATAA
- a CDS encoding LD-carboxypeptidase, with product MKKYTYPPFLQEGDKVTIISPAGKIDKSFLKGAKKVLESWGLEVAIAKHADGESGRFSGTVKQRTADLQTAMDDEQTKVILCSRGGYGAIHLVDQIDFTRFRENPKWLLGYSDITLLHELFQYNGYTSIHSLMARHLSVEPQDDPCSLHLKNMLFGELPSYQSPQHKLNIKGSAKGILHGGNLSVLNGLRGTPYDFPAEGTILFIEDIGERPYHIDRMMNNLKLGGVLEKLSGLIVGQFTEYEEDLSIGKEVYEMIADMVKPYGYPVCFDFPVGHVASNVPLICGSETELTVESKGAELKFK from the coding sequence ATGAAAAAGTATACATATCCACCCTTTCTCCAAGAAGGAGACAAGGTTACAATAATATCACCTGCGGGGAAGATTGATAAAAGCTTTCTGAAAGGAGCCAAAAAAGTGCTGGAGTCCTGGGGACTGGAAGTAGCTATTGCAAAACATGCAGATGGAGAATCCGGACGGTTTTCGGGCACAGTAAAGCAACGCACAGCTGATCTTCAGACAGCAATGGATGATGAACAAACAAAAGTAATTCTTTGCAGCCGGGGAGGCTATGGGGCCATTCATCTGGTAGATCAGATTGATTTCACCAGGTTTAGGGAGAATCCTAAGTGGTTACTGGGATATAGTGACATCACATTGCTTCACGAACTGTTTCAGTATAATGGATATACTTCCATTCATTCTCTCATGGCAAGGCATCTCTCTGTTGAACCACAAGATGATCCATGCTCTTTGCATCTCAAAAACATGCTATTCGGCGAGCTGCCTTCTTACCAATCCCCTCAGCATAAGCTGAATATAAAAGGAAGTGCCAAAGGTATTCTTCACGGAGGCAACCTCTCCGTACTGAATGGATTACGGGGAACACCTTACGATTTCCCTGCTGAAGGAACCATTCTTTTTATCGAGGACATCGGTGAAAGACCCTATCACATTGACAGAATGATGAATAACCTGAAACTGGGAGGAGTTCTTGAAAAACTTTCAGGACTAATAGTGGGACAGTTTACCGAATATGAAGAAGACTTATCCATAGGCAAAGAGGTATACGAAATGATTGCCGATATGGTGAAACCTTACGGCTATCCTGTCTGTTTTGATTTCCCGGTAGGACACGTTGCCAGCAATGTTCCACTAATCTGCGGAAGCGAAACAGAACTGACGGTAGAAAGTAAAGGTGCGGAGTTAAAATTTAAATAG
- a CDS encoding phosphate acyltransferase: MESIRSFDQLTAHLIMLKKRKRIAVVCANDPNTEYAIARALEEGIAEFLMIGDSSILEKFQTLKKYPEFVKTIHIEDPDDAAREAVRIVREGGADILMKGLISTDNLLHAILDKEKGLLPRGQVLTHLSVMQIPTYNKLLFFSDAAVIPRPTLQQRIEMIWYAIRSCHSFGIEQPRISLIHCTEKVSAKFPHSLDYVNIVELAEAGEFGNAIIDGPLDVRTSCERASGDIKGIVSPIDGQADVLIFPNIESANAFYKGVSLFSNATMAGLLQGPVCPVVLPSRSDDGLSKYYSIAMACLTCNKD; the protein is encoded by the coding sequence ATGGAATCAATAAGAAGTTTTGATCAATTAACGGCTCACCTGATTATGTTGAAGAAGCGTAAACGAATAGCTGTGGTTTGCGCTAATGATCCGAATACAGAGTATGCTATTGCACGGGCTCTTGAAGAAGGAATCGCAGAATTTCTCATGATCGGAGATTCTTCTATTCTTGAGAAGTTCCAGACTTTGAAGAAGTATCCGGAGTTTGTGAAGACCATTCATATTGAAGACCCTGATGATGCTGCACGTGAAGCGGTACGCATTGTACGTGAAGGTGGAGCGGATATTCTTATGAAAGGATTAATAAGTACAGATAACCTTTTGCATGCCATTTTAGACAAGGAGAAAGGGCTGTTACCTCGTGGACAGGTGCTCACTCACTTATCGGTAATGCAGATTCCCACATACAATAAACTGTTGTTCTTTTCGGATGCGGCTGTAATTCCCCGGCCCACTTTGCAACAGCGTATTGAAATGATTTGGTATGCAATTCGTTCATGTCACAGTTTTGGCATTGAACAGCCCAGAATCTCTTTGATACACTGCACTGAAAAGGTGAGTGCCAAATTTCCTCACTCGCTCGATTATGTGAACATTGTAGAACTAGCCGAAGCGGGAGAGTTTGGAAATGCAATTATTGACGGACCGCTTGATGTAAGAACTTCCTGCGAGCGGGCAAGTGGTGATATAAAAGGCATAGTGTCGCCCATTGATGGTCAGGCCGATGTGCTGATATTCCCAAATATTGAATCTGCCAATGCTTTCTATAAAGGTGTTTCTCTCTTTTCCAATGCTACCATGGCCGGATTGTTGCAAGGCCCCGTCTGTCCGGTGGTGTTACCCTCCAGAAGCGATGACGGACTCTCTAAGTATTATAGTATAGCTATGGCGTGTCTTACCTGTAATAAAGATTAA